AACTAatctttcttcaatttgttCTTCAgctaatttaaaaaattcaccCTCAATAGCAACACCAACTTCAATATCTCTCTTTGAAAACTCAGTTCCTAGAGAATCGATTAATTGTGTGATGGCAAATTCAACAACCTTTTCCCAAGCATCTTCattaatcttttctttaacatcatttttcttgaaCCAGTTTTCCAAACCAGtatttatttcttgttGTTTTGGACCAGTGGCGGTTGCTTTATAACCAACATAATAACCGGCTGGATCAGTCTTATAAATTGATGGAcctaattcttcatcataagaaataaaagtGAGTATGACACCTAATGGTCTCATATAAGCTCTTTGTGTATAGATTTGAGCAATATTAGCCATTCTTTTCGCAAGAACGTCACAGGGCATATCATAACCATACTTATATCTATATTCAGCAGTTTCAGTTTTAGCTTTTGTGGCAGCATTCTTAGCATCTGGGATTGGTCCATTAGCTACCAAACCAATTGTCTTGGAAATAGGGAATATATATGAAACGGTAGATGGGTCTAATAGCTTATCTGGAACTTTCTTTTGATTAACAATTACTGCACATTTGTTACCTCTGATAGCAATGGAATTAATGTTAGTTTGATTGCAAGCTTTAAAGGCATATTCGACTTGATATAAACGACCTTCTGGAGAAAAAATGGTAATGTGTCTATCATAACCTGCAGCAGAGGCAGCAGCGGCACCTGACATTTCTATttaactattattatttgagaTAAGTGAGTTcgttttattataatacgAATAACTATTGTCActcaatttcttttatattattaaaggcTTCGAGTACACATTTCGTTATTTTCATATCtgtttaaatcaattagaGATTCCTTATTTCCTTAACCTTTCTGAGTTTCTCGGTGGCGAAATTTCTAAAAGGTGAAAAAGTGAGTGCAAGGCGCTAACATAATTtaagaattatatttctaCCAGTTATGAGAACGTTTTAGTTAAAATCCTaatcaagaaattttaCACTATAAATCTCTtcataaaatataatcaaGTTAACCTTATTTTACTGCTTAAGATCCTTTGTAATGAGTTGAAGATAGTAATTaagtaaaattaataacaCATCTATTGTaagctaataataaattagcTATTTTCCTTAAATTCTGAAgctaaataataaataaagataattaCTTTGCTAGATATACTACAACTGTAACACTAAATGTGGTTTATTTCCTTTATAGTATGAATGTATTATCATCTATCCagtttcttttctttttttcttaaattctACAATTTCCCCACAGAGTTAAATAGATTCGGGGGTACGAATAATAGTCTATAAGTAACATTTTAAGGCTGTATATTTACTTGTGGGAAAATCCATAgcattagaattatttgaagtttttaaagaaagagACCCAAGGAACTATTTCcattatatttaacttacttttatttataaatatattgcTCACTGATTAACAATGGGATACAAACCTTACGATTTACGTTCTGAACTTCGTTTCTACAAATGGTACCATCATAATCCGGTAAATGCCATAATACATAGCATATTTGTTCCA
This DNA window, taken from Henningerozyma blattae CBS 6284 chromosome 3, complete genome, encodes the following:
- the SCL1 gene encoding proteasome core particle subunit alpha 1 (similar to Saccharomyces cerevisiae SCL1 (YGL011C); ancestral locus Anc_4.110), producing the protein MSGAAAASAAGYDRHITIFSPEGRLYQVEYAFKACNQTNINSIAIRGNKCAVIVNQKKVPDKLLDPSTVSYIFPISKTIGLVANGPIPDAKNAATKAKTETAEYRYKYGYDMPCDVLAKRMANIAQIYTQRAYMRPLGVILTFISYDEELGPSIYKTDPAGYYVGYKATATGPKQQEINTGLENWFKKNDVKEKINEDAWEKVVEFAITQLIDSLGTEFSKRDIEVGVAIEGEFFKLAEEQIEERLVAIAEQD